The following DNA comes from Silurus meridionalis isolate SWU-2019-XX chromosome 14, ASM1480568v1, whole genome shotgun sequence.
TCTAGAACAGTCGGGTATCTCGTCGTCTTTTTCCAGTCTTCGAGACAAAGACGGGTGTGGCTGACCTTGAGAGCGACCTGGAACAGAAGGGTAgatttaaatatgttcttttagcaaaagattttttttttatccaaagtgacttacaaaTAAGGCATCATGTCCATAAAGCTCTGAGCTGATGAAGGTCAGCAGGAAATCCAGTAGCAGTCCACAATCGAGTGTGAGAAGGAAGAGAAATACAGTAGAGACATCCACGAGTAAACACAAGAGACGCTCACACATACACCTGAGTCACGTCATTCCATTAGTCAAGTgattttaaccattttttccttctctcaaTAGTTATTGTTgattattaaattcattttattcctAGAGCaatttttacaatggacattaaAAGACTGTGTTTCTTATTGTTTAGCCCTAAAATATCTCTAGAATAAACACTGCAGcgattaataaaacatttctctttcATGGAGTAAATTTTGACGGTCACCTTCATGATTGCAAATCGTAAGCTAACTCTGACATCACCTGTACGTCAGTGTCACCgtgaagaactttttttttttcatattcaaagTAAGTAATAAAGATGCCAAATAGTTAGTCCTTGGGTTGTTAAAGACAGCGAATGTCTAAAAAGCTAATCTACAGCTAACACTGTTAACATACAACTTCACTGCGCTAATAAAACATGCTAGGCCCTGGCCATACAACTTCACTGCGCTAATAAAACATGCTAGGCCCTGGCCGTACAACTTCACTGCGCTAATAAAACATGCTAGGCCCTGGCCGTACAACTTCACTGCGCTAATAAAACAGGCTAGGCCCTGGCCATACAACTTCACTGCGCCTAATAAAACAGGCTAGGCCCTGGCCGTACAACTTCACTGCGCTAATAAAACATGCTATGCCGTGGCCTTCAACTTCACTGTGCTAATAAAACATGCTAGGCCCTGGGCGTACAACTTCACTGCGCTAATAAAACATGCTAGGCCCTGGCCGTATAACTTCACTGCGCTAATAAAACATGTTAGGCCCTGGCCGTACAACTTCACTGTGCTAATAAAACATGCTAGGCCCTGGCCATACAACTTCACTGCGCTATTAAAACATGCTAGGCCCTGGCTCTACTCCAATTCATTATTGTCTCTTCACCATAACAAGTGTACATCACAATCTACACAATAACACCTGTTCAGTTTAAGTGCAGGACTCGATTCATGAAGCACATTCAGTGTAAACATATACAGCAGTCGTGTTACACAGCGTGCAGGTGAACAAATCTAACGTCAGAGAGCTCAGAATAACAATGATAATGAAATCAGTAttgctgtaatgtaaatgtgtagtaAATGCATGATAAAGTGGGTTCTGCTTGTAGTTGGGATGTACACTTCTATACCTGAGGCGATATGACCCAATTTCAGTTAGactcaacacaatgcgatttaaTACAATATGTTGCAAAGGAAAAATTTGATTTCATGAAAATATGATGTCTTTCAGCACAGGCGTGAACAAAATGCCCTAttaccacatttaaaacattttatttttgcatcagtggaaattaaaatgttgtcGTCAAAGTTCTCAAAAGTTCTCAAAGTTCATTCAGAACCATAAAAACGTCATCCTCCTGAAAGACACCAAGTGCGTAACCAGTGGGGACTTACAGCCGAGGGGGATTTTCTTCATGGGGGAGACGGTTTGCCCGTACCGAGACAGATCTTTAACTATTACCTCATCACTGATAAAAGGAGGGACATTAGACCACATGACCTTTAAGGCCTGAGAACTGAGGGGAGAAACCAGTATACACTCATTATTCAACACAATTCCTTTCTGGATAgttaacttttatttctttggttcagacagacaacaaatcatcaatttactatGTAAAGGGATTTCTGACTTCAAACGCATggctctttctcacacacacacacacacacacacacacacacacacacacacacacacacacctctgtagtgcaaaaaaattaaaaataaaaaggaaaaaagattaaatgaaaccagattttcttttcctgttctgtctgcaggaagatgcagctctgcctctgccatgtcaatctgtattctatgtatctgtatttctatttaatactcatactgtctatattgtctcacattgtctgtattgtttcGGTAAgtcacacaatacacacacaataaacccGAGTCTGATTCtgatgtgactctcaggacacacctcggtctccatagtgttgtgatgcgtcatattcacgtagcagcagtggtgctgagagaacgtgcaGTTTACAGATGAGAAATCAATctatatatcaaatattggttGCAAATCATTAGTTGCTTTAAATAATCAAAGtttcaaatctttttaaacttatagttttttacagatgcaacaattttaaaaactatgcatcatgatacaaatgccaacttgtatcctgtgtgtgtgtgtgtgtgtgtgtgtgtgtgtgtgtgtgtgtgtgtgtgtgtgtgtgtgtgtgtgtgtgtgtgtgtgtgtgtgtgtgtgtgtgtgtgtaaatatacataaaagGTGAGTTGGTTAATATAATATTAGCATGCCCGGAATGTTCCATTATAGAATTAAAATCACGTTTGCACAAACTTAGATTTTTGCTATAAACGTCAGGATAAAGTTTCCGACAGGGTTTATTGTAGCTGTTAATGGTTAAAAAGTGGTATAAAATAATGctgttgtaaaatatttaactccacaaaagaaaaagtaaaagcgATGCACAGGTGATCAGCTTCGGGTGAACATTAGGGCTGCTGGACCGTGTCGTTCCAGGAGACCTGGTATTTTTGTAAGAAGTATTGCTGGAGGGTGGTAGTTTTGTCACGGTAATGTTTGTTCCCGTTGTAGCCGTGCCGTCTGCCGGGTTCAGAATGGTGTTGTTTGGTGTCATAATTGTGATAGTGGTGTTTGTATTTAATGTGGTGGTTGAAGGCAACACATGAGTTTTATTCACTGCCATCTGTGTGGTGGTTAGGTTCAAATTTGAAGGCATCACAATGTTGTTCATCATTGCTGGAGTCATTGGGTTGTTTGTTGGTGTCACTGTCGTttcatttgattgatttgtgTTAGGAGTGGTTGTGGTCGTTgccttcttctcttcttttgttACCTGTGAAGAAATATAGAACAGCTTTTCAGGTGAATGTGACTGGctgaaactttttttattttttttattgttgtttcagTTGGGAAACTTTTTCAACTCTAATGCTCTTTTGGAAATATTCGTAAAATATGACTCTTTTTTGGAAAGTGAAGTGAACTGTGTTACTAGTACATTTCAGGTTTAGAGCCTCTGATatgggataaatgtgaaaaacacCAAAAGGGATTTAgaaattattcattttctttttatttttcgaTTTTTACTTACCTTATATCAGTGATAAAAATTTATTATCCAAATGGATTGTAGCATTTCTTAAACTATTGAGCATAACTGCTATGTTAATGGAAGAAAGAACACCCAGTATATGTAGCCAAGTGATCAACAACCAGTATCTATGACAGATTTagggaattattattatttatctattattaGACAGTCCACAAACAGCTGATAATAGTAAGATTCCTGACTGTCTTTTAGATGTTTAAGAAACATTTGAACAATTTGCACAAATTAAGATCTTTAACTTCAGATAACTTCTAAAACTAAATTCAAAAATCAAATCTtctaattaaaaacagaaaaaataataaacattgtaaaaacaaaataattattaccACTAATTAGTAATTGACTGAAAACTGTACTCTAAAGACACTTATCTTGCAGAATAATAAGTCTTAGTCAGTATTTCAGCAGTTAGAAAAATATCAATcatgtgtataatgtaaattGGGACTCAGTTTGAAAATCCAGTTTGTAGGCCTGATTACAGGAACCTTTTCTAGCTGCTAAAAACTTAAAGCCACATATACAAAATTGCTTTTCTTCACACtgaacataataataatgttataatgtctgGTTTTATGATTAGAGAGATATATGCGTGGGTTTTGTACCTGCAGTGTGATGGAGCCAGCCAAGGCCAACAGATAGAACAGCACAGTTGGTACCTTCATGGTGTAAAAAGCCATGAGAGCATCGAGAGAGTGCTGATGCTTCAGACAGTTCCTCTTTATGCAGCTGCTTCACCAGAGCTTCTAAGTAGAGTTAgaaagcttgtttttttaacatgggTTTTTAAACACTTATAGACTGGGCACACCCCTGGAGCTTAACATCACACCATATCTAATGTTGGATTAATCATTTTCTGCAGTATACAACATACATACACCTCTCTTTAAATGGCCTGAAACAGTCACGTAATAATGCAGTATATTCACGCATCATTTCTCTCAGTTCCCCTGCAGGCTGAACATTTCTCAGTATTAAGGGTCAGTGATATTCTGGCAGTGAAAAGAGCTGAGAGAGGTTGTAAAGTTAGTCTGATTGGAGAAATCTCATACAGGAGATTAGATATTTGTTGATGGAATGACGTTTTTACGTTTAATACTTTCTTATAAGACCCAGAAACCATGTGATTATCAATCCACATTCAAGCCAAAAGTTAAAGAAAATTTGCAACAGCTGCTTAAAACCGTTCTACCTCTCTCATTGTTCTACCTCTTTCATTGTTCTACTTCTCTTATTGTTCTTCCTCTCTCACTGTTCTACCTCTCTCACTGTTCTACCTCTCTCATAGTTTTAACTTTCTCATTATTCTACCTCCCTCATTGTTTTTCCTCTCTCACTGTTCTACCTCCCTCATTGTTCTACCTTTCTCATTGTTTTCATTGTTCTACTTCTCTTATTGTTgtcatgtgtaaaaataaagataaacttGGGTCAACTTCAGATTGACAACTTTATcaagtaaataataatcatttaggAATTCAAGAATATGTGACACAGGCATCCAAGACACAGGCTGTTTAAGATTTTTGGACTATCTGAAGCGAGTGAAAACCACATGCACCTTTTATCAGGCGAAATCGAAAACTTCATTCAATGAATTTTGATTTGCATagtgcttttaataatggacattgtctcaaagcagctttacacagctAAAGCATTAATAGaagtgtgtataagtttattccttataattctaggtttgtccctaatgagcgagcttGTGGgtactgtggcaaggaaaaactccctgagattgcAAGAGGAAGAAACCCTAATAGGATCCAGAATCAAAACTCTAAGTTTGTGTTCAGGGGATAATTGAAACCTGTAAAACAATAACAAggacttaaaataaatatgcaaataaatgagGGGAGATGAAATACAGGTGAGAGCATTTAGGTGGAGACAGATTCTGGGAAAGGGTTTTATtaacatgaatgaaaaagaTCCGCACAGTGATTAAAGCAGGAAACCGACCTCCTCAGAggatcagaggatggaaaaatgctgacgctattctgggccagctcgctgccctgtgaggagaatctaaaatctgattggttaaaaaaaagggccatttattaaggagactatggtaaaaacgccagcagtactgactctgaaggctctgggcagattagattcacatggcagcacatagaggctgaaatctgattggacaaaaaatgtaacatccacatacacgtactggaagcagtgtagCCGAGAGAAACTCTACgacatgaagagaataaactgatgggaataaattattaaaatttcatggaagaaatattagaatttaggttgtaaatgtagatcagtGCTTCTGGTGGTGTTTAGGCAAGAAGAGAAGGATTTACTGACCATGACCGCACACCACTGgtaataactatatatacagtgtgttttaGATGTCTTATTATTTGATGTGCATCTTAGTGatacagagaaaaaacaaacaaatgtaatcagaagagtttttattaaatacatagcAAACAATTAAATGTTCTCTCAATATTCTTTAAAAGAAATTACACTCTAATCACCCCCTTTCTAATCACAAAAGAACTAAAAAGATTCTGATGAACTTAATCACATATTAATCCAGTTGTTTTGGAATCAGTAGATACAAAATGAGCCACAAAAGCTctagaaacaaaatgaaactCTACCAAAGTGATGGAAAGgccaaaatgtggaaaaggaaAAGATCTGCTTATGatccaaaatatatttaaatacaataaatattttttaaatattgaggtgcacatttttgtacatttttattcccccgaactttatattaaattgcACGAAAAACTTTATAGAGTCCATTGTCATtaaaaatgttactttttttCAGGAAGCAAATAAATCTATACAGTGacacaaaaatattaatgtatataatttttaataatttaattaattcattttgtgACTTTTTTGTCACAACAGATTTCAAGTCAAATGTTAATCCtgtgtttttaacaattttcTGTGCATTTCATGATTTCTTTTTCACAGAAGATCAAACAGAAGAGGTATAACACACATTATTAGCACAGCTTTCACACCTGGGCTGCTGTTGTGAGGGACGGTTGTGTTGGTGCTGGTGTATGTGGGTGATGCATTGCTGAAAAAAACAGAGTGCGTTTTGGTGGTGGTGCTAATTTGGGTCACCATGGTAGTTTCAGATGTTGTGGTAGTAGATGGCATGGTAGAGGTGGTAGGTGGCATGGTAGTGGTGGTTGTGGATGGCTTTGTGGTGGTTGTGGATGGCtttgtggtagtggtggtagatGGCATGGAAGTGGTGGTTGTGGGTGGCTTTGTGGTGGTTGTGGATGGCTTTATGGTGGTAGATGACATGGCAGTGGTGGCAGATTGTACCATGGTGGTGGTAGATGCCAGTGCAGTGGTGGTGGAAAATGGCATCATCGTGGTGGTCCCATTCTCTAGCATCACAGTGGTGGTTTCAATCTCCAACATCATGGAGGTGGTTTCATTCTCTGGCATCAAAGTAGTGATGTTCTCTGATATCAGGCTGGTGTCAACCTCCAGCATTACAGTGGTGGTGTCACTATCTGGTATCAGTGTGGTAGGGTTGTTCTCAAGCATAATAGTGGTCTCAGGTGTGTCTGTGGTGGTGTCAGGCATCACTGTGGTGGTCTCAGGCATTACTGTGGTGGTGTCAGGCATCTCTGTGGTGGTCTCAGACATCACTGTGGTGGTCTCAGGCATCTCTGTGGTGGTCTCAGGCATCACTGTGGTGGTCTCGGGCATCTCTGTGGTGGTGTCTGACTCCTataataaacttgttttaaatattcaacAAGTACAGTAATGCCCTGTTTATCACGGTGGTAACGTTCTAAACCCCCCcacgataaacgaaaaacccaGATAAACAGACGCCAACctcaaaaatgcttttttttattgtttaacccgtaaatcatcctcccacacactttaaacacacacagaaagcagttgttacagtaattatatttttattaaaaatttgtaattattttaaataaaaacaattccctataagtgttttggtctatGGTGCTCTCCGCGAGAAAAcaggaaaatcagctaaactaTCAGCtaaactaaataattatatGACAAATGCAATTCAggtgcataaataaatgcataaatcaGGTGCGAGATTCCAATCgaggtaaagcgggggattactgtacttataTTTCATAGAGAACTTGTCTGGAAGTGGAAACTGGATAATTGGATAACATTTTCTTcaatgtcttttatttaatttttttaatttagctttagaaagaaaaatgtctggGTTGCAACATTGAAAATCATCAagcattttaatgcattaaGGTCTGAAGTTTTTCATATATGTCAAATATTTATACATGcatgtaatataaaaatgatgaaTTGCAAAATGTATACTCATATTTGTAAGCTTTAAACTGTGATTGtagattttaagatttttttttaaatcgtagTCTTTTTTCCACAGAGGCATCATCCAAACTCGTAAACAATAACTTAAATCaatttactgcaaaaaaaaactgtaaacaagtTCCCTGTGAAGTGAGACAACGCGAATGTCATGTCAAAGTTGAGAAATGTTACACATTTGTAAATGAAATCTATTATgtagaaaagaagagagaggtAGATCCTGTCAAATAATGGTGCACTAATTCAGACCAAACGTACCTGTGATGATGAAAAAGCCACTAGGGCCAAGAGACAAATTCTCAAACTTAGTAACTTCATGGTATAGAAATCAAGAAGATAAAGTAATGCTTAAGAGAGGTTCAGTTGTGAACACTGAGCTGCAAGCATCAGAGAAGATATTAGATCCCCTACGTAAGCACTATCAGACTGGACACACCCTGACGTGATCTTAAAGTCACAAGAGGATTTTGTTCTGTCTGTTCTCCCAGGTTCCTCTCTTCCTCATTATTCATGAAAATAATCATCTGAGGctcatttattctttaaatattattactttCAATATTATCAAGTTATGAAAAATATACATCTGGATTCCTCAACTGTAATCCCCAGAAGTATCTAGCAGTACATTCTAACTGTAGTGATGGAATGGAGATCAACTTAACTGACATTCTcttttagtaaaaataaatatttctatgtCTGTTATAAAATTATTCAGGACACTTTTGGGTTTCTGTGTGCAGAGTATCATAACTGGTAAGCAGGATGATGAGAAACTAGATGATTGTGAGCCATCTGCTGGCGAACAGTTCACACCTCTCCAAAATAACATCAGTACAGAGATAAGGACACGGTGCATATCATTTAAACCCTGCATCATCACTGTGGAAAAACCAGACATGGAACATATCAGCCAAGATGAACAACTGCAGtcgataaaagaaaaaattaggagagctgtgaagaaaaaaaaaaaagtacagtcgTTAACATCACTAACATTAACAGTGCATGGGTGAAGGTCTCACAATCCACTGCTTCAAAAAGACTCAGAGTAGAAATATTTATAGAAACATGCAAATCTCTCATTAGCTGGAGGAATCAGAAGATCAGGTGGAAATTCACAAAGTATTTCAAAGAGGAGCCAGAAATGTTATAGAACCCAAATGGACCTTGGAAATATGAATTTGAGTTTATTAATAGAATACAATTTATAATGAACATACATGGCTTCATTTTATCATTACAATAATGGAATTATTTTTCTAAACATGTTTCTTAAATAATTTTCAGAAagcaaatacatttatacagtgagatacatacaaatataaacactttaatatttattaatttatatgaaATTGGATCTAATAAAGCTCTAATCACTAACTtctacacaaaataaatacgTTGTCTtaatagatttaaaataaaataaaaatcctgtgtttttaacaattttcTGTGCATTTCATGATTTCTTTTTCACAGAAGATCAAACAGAAGAGGTATAACACACATTATTAGCACAGCTTTCACACCTGGGCTGCTGTTGTGAGGGACGGTTGTGTTGGTGCTGGTGTATGTGGGTGATGCATTGCTGGAAAAACTAGACTGCGTTTTGGTGGTGGTGCTGATTTGGGTCACCATGGTAGTTTTAGAAGCTGTGATGGTAGATGGCATGGAAGTGGTGGTTGTGGATGGCTTTGTGGTGGTTGTGGATGGCTTTGTGGTAGTGGTGGAAGATGGCATGGAAGTGGTGGTTGTGAATGGCTTTGTGGTGGTTTGGGATGGCTTTGTGGTAGTGGTGGAAGATGGCATGGAAGTGGTGGTTGTGAATGGCTTTGTGGTAGTTGTGGAAGCTGGCATGGCAGTGGTGGTGGATTGTATCATGGAGGTGGTGGTAGACTGCATCATGGAAGTGGTGGTAGATGCCATTGCAGTGGGGGTGGAAGACAGCATtatggtgttggtgatgttcTCCTGCATCAATGTAGTGGTTTCATTCTTaggcagcatggtggtggtggtggtggtggtggtgatgtcaCTATTTGGCATCACTGTGGTGGTGTCAACAGTTCCTGGAGAACCAGTTGTGGTAAGGGTCTCAGGCGTTTTTGTGGTGGTATCTGAGTTCTATAaagaattttgtatttttttaattacaggtaattatgttttatatagaaCATTGTCTGAAATGAAAACTAGTTTAATACTAGGTTAATAACTTTAATTATCTTCAAAATATTGCATCACTGACTTTGGATATTTGTCATGATAAATTGATCTCCTCTTGTAATTTCATTTTGCATTCTAGAGAAATAAGGGCTGAGACTAGGgagttttttaaatatgtaacaaTTCTACataaatgcaatgcaaaaaatGAATTGCAGAATTTATACTTAAATCTGTTGGATCTTAAACTGATTGTAGATTGTAAGGTTTTGTAATTGCAGTATTTTTAAACTGAAACATCTCACTTTGTAAAGTTTTGAGACCTATTATCCAAAATCCAGTGAGTAAAACTACTGTAAATTTGCTGCTAAAAAACTGTAAACCAGTGGTCTGTGAAATGAGACGTAATGCTAATGTAATTTAAAAGTTAGGAAAAGTTATACATTTGTAAATTAAAACCaaattgtttataattttacattttttatattcaacaGAATAACAAATTTGATCATATTAAATGGacattgtaaaaataaacaagtaagtaaatagagatatagatatagatccTATTAAATAATGGTTAAAATCAGACATACCTGTGCTGTTGTGAAAGCCAACAGGGCCAAGAGACATATTTCCAATCTTAGTAACTTCATGGCGTAGAAACTACGAACATAAAGCAGTGCTTAGTAGAGGTTTGCTGGTAAATATTGAGTTACCAGCATCACAGAAGACTATTAGAACTTCAGAGCTTCTAGGTAAGCATCATCAGACTGGACACACCCTTTCAGGTCACAAGAGGATTTTGCTCTGTCTGTTACCTTCAGGTTTCTCACTTCCTCATCATCAATGAAAATTATAATCAGCCCCTATTGTCTCTGTTTATCATGTATTCTTTAAGGGTTAACTTTAATTTCAGCTCCTTTCTAACTgtaatacattacatttttataaaacagcaATATGCTACATTTACAGAGGGACTATAATTATACAGTAGatttgttttagtttagttttcaGTCTTCATCACTGATACTGTATCATATTGTAGAGCACGTTGCATTCTgggattaatttttatttttgcagcaaTTTCAAGTTTCTGTGCTAAGCTAATAgattttaaatagaataaatgatggagggATTCAAACTTTtaagaacaaaatatttaaacaaaacaaaaaaatcatgatCTATAAGACTGAAATGTGTGATTGTAATGTAAGTGTAGGTATATTGTGCAAAAAGGCAGGATGAGGTAGTAAATATTGTGTAGTAAATCCAGGTTTTTCAGGCCTTGCTGTTCTCCTGGTTGAAGCTCCTATTCATGCTCTCTATTATTGGCtttcaggaaatgaaaaaaatttccTGCAGTAAATACAGTAGTTCATTGtttggatggctgaggtccttcattATCTTCCTGTCCAGTACTGCTTAATATAAATGGACTGCAGGGTGGGGAACTCAGTGAGGATGATCCCCTCATTTGATCACACCACTCTATTTGTTCCTATTATGAGAATAAATGGACGTTGGAGAACAAGAAATTACTTCACAAATGTTCATCTGAATATTGATATGGTGAGTTATATTGGTGGGAGAATATTgatctcttttttatttgttttcaggttttttctttcttttcctgaaTGTTCTGAacttaagaaaaataaatgtcttaGCATTGCTGCTAAATTCTGAGCAAACAGTTCACttagttttcattttttacCCCGTTACTCTGACATTTCTGCTTATACAGCAAAAAGTTACCTCATAAAATTGCTATAACCTGATCTGGAACAGTGTTATGAAGATCCAGTGCTAATGTCAGACCCCTGTGCTCAATTTCAATGTCTGGGTAATTgttatgtatgttttttgttctCTGTTTTTCAGATCTCTTCGTTATCTACATCTGCGTTATAAATTAACTTGTAATTATACTCTACatagacaaaaaaatacagaggtAAATTCAGAGGTAGAGTATCAAAACCCCTGATGATATAATTGCTGTACAAAACACAGTTGACTCCAAATTATTACAGTAGATAATGATATTCATTTATACAggattatactgtatgtgtaaatgtaaactcaTAAATTACAcaagaaaatgtattaacttTAAAACATTGTAATGTAATTCTATATATAGTAATGTATAGTAAAGTAATTCTTCAGCAGCTTCGGACCTGAACCTGTTCTAGAAGTTTTAGTTGAGTATCATGGCTGCTGGTGAGCAGGGTGAGGTGAAGTGTGTGACATCACCAAAAATTCTAAATAAGAGATACCATCACTTTGGCCGAAGATGTCATCATGGTGGAGGTAAAAGTCTCTGCGTGGTAGGCAGAGATCATCCCAGCTGGGGTTAATGGCATAATAGTGGTTGTTGATAGAATTGTTGTGGTGGGGCGACATTGATAGTGGTGATGCACTGTCAAGAACGAAAACAACATTCAATAATCTGTGTTCATAAGTATACACACCCCTTACTTAATACATTGTTAAAGCAGCTTTTGCCTGTAAGATGTAATTCGGTGTTTTTTTGAGAAAAGAGTCTGCCGTTTTAACAcatctttcttcctctttcttacCAAAATGTTTCAGATCTTTAAGTCATTTCACAGGTGTTTGTTAGGATTTAGATCTATCTTCTGAATGAGCTAATATAGTCTTAAGCCATTTGTTTGTTGGCTCTGGTTTGTGCTTGTCttattttatcttc
Coding sequences within:
- the LOC124397195 gene encoding integumentary mucin A.1-like translates to MKLLSLRICLLALVAFSSSQESDTTTEMPETTTVMPETTTEMPETTTVMSETTTEMPDTTTVMPETTTVMPDTTTDTPETTIMLENNPTTLIPDSDTTTVMLEVDTSLISENITTLMPENETTSMMLEIETTTVMLENGTTTMMPFSTTTALASTTTMVQSATTAMSSTTIKPSTTTTKPPTTTTSMPSTTTTTKPSTTTTKPSTTTTTMPPTTSTMPSTTTTSETTMVTQISTTTKTHSVFFSNASPTYTSTNTTVPHNSSPGVKAVLIMCVIPLLFDLL